A stretch of the Meles meles chromosome 19, mMelMel3.1 paternal haplotype, whole genome shotgun sequence genome encodes the following:
- the LOC123931325 gene encoding L-lactate dehydrogenase A chain-like isoform X2 encodes MATLKDQLIQNLLKEDHVPQNKITVVGVGAVGMACAISVLMKDLADELPFVDVKEDKLKGEMMDLRHGSLFLRTPKIVSGKDYNVTANSKLVIITAGAPQQAGESRLNLVQRNVNIFKFIIPNVVKYSPNCNLLVVSNPVDVLTYVAWKVSGFPKNRVIGSDCSLDSAQFHYLMRERLGVHPLSCHGWILGEHGDSSVPVGSGVNIAGVSLKNLHPDLGTDADKEQWKECRYTPGDPKGAATLKFSNVPLHCLD; translated from the exons ATGGCAACTCTGAAAGATCAGCTGATTCAGAATCTTCTTAAGGAAGACCATGTCCCCCAAAATAAGATTACAGTTGTTGGGGTTGGTGCTGTTGGCATGGCTTGTGCAATTAGTGTCTTAATGAAGGACTTGGCAGATGAACTTCCTTTTGTTGATGTCAAGGAAGACAAACTGAAGGGAGAGATGATGGATCTCCGCCATGGAAGCCTTTTCCTTAGAACACCAAAAATTGTCTCTGGCAAAGACTATAATGTGACTGCCAACTCCAAGCTGGTTATTATCACAGCTGGGGCACCTCAGCAAGCGGGAGAGAGCCGTCTTAATTTGGTCCAGCGTAACGTGAACATCTTCAAATTCATCATTCCTAATGTTGTAAAATACAGCCCAAACTGCAATTTGCTTGTTGTTTCCAACCCAGTGGATGTCTTGACCTATGTGGCTTGGAAGGTAAGTGGCTTTCCCAAAAACCGTGTTATTGGAAGTGATTGCAGTCTGGATTCAGCCCAGTTCCATTACCTAATGAGGGAAAGGCTGGGAGTTCACCCACTAAGCTGTCACGGGTGGATCCTCGGGGAGCATGGAGACTCCAGTGTGCCTGTAGGGAGTGGAGTAAACATTGCTGGTGTGTCTCTGAAGAATCTGCACCCTGACTTAGGCACTGATGCAGATAAGGAACAGTGGAAAGAG TGCAGATACACTCCGGGAGATCCAAAAGGAGCTGCCACTTTAAAGTTTTCTAACGTACCACTTCACTGTCTAGACTAG
- the LOC123931325 gene encoding L-lactate dehydrogenase A chain-like isoform X1 yields MATLKDQLIQNLLKEDHVPQNKITVVGVGAVGMACAISVLMKDLADELPFVDVKEDKLKGEMMDLRHGSLFLRTPKIVSGKDYNVTANSKLVIITAGAPQQAGESRLNLVQRNVNIFKFIIPNVVKYSPNCNLLVVSNPVDVLTYVAWKVSGFPKNRVIGSDCSLDSAQFHYLMRERLGVHPLSCHGWILGEHGDSSVPVGSGVNIAGVSLKNLHPDLGTDADKEQWKEVHKQVVDSAYEVIKLKGYTSWATGLSVADLAESIMKSLRRVHPISTMIKGLYGIKDDVFLSVPCVLGQNGISDVVKVTLTPEEEAHWKKSADTLREIQKELPL; encoded by the coding sequence ATGGCAACTCTGAAAGATCAGCTGATTCAGAATCTTCTTAAGGAAGACCATGTCCCCCAAAATAAGATTACAGTTGTTGGGGTTGGTGCTGTTGGCATGGCTTGTGCAATTAGTGTCTTAATGAAGGACTTGGCAGATGAACTTCCTTTTGTTGATGTCAAGGAAGACAAACTGAAGGGAGAGATGATGGATCTCCGCCATGGAAGCCTTTTCCTTAGAACACCAAAAATTGTCTCTGGCAAAGACTATAATGTGACTGCCAACTCCAAGCTGGTTATTATCACAGCTGGGGCACCTCAGCAAGCGGGAGAGAGCCGTCTTAATTTGGTCCAGCGTAACGTGAACATCTTCAAATTCATCATTCCTAATGTTGTAAAATACAGCCCAAACTGCAATTTGCTTGTTGTTTCCAACCCAGTGGATGTCTTGACCTATGTGGCTTGGAAGGTAAGTGGCTTTCCCAAAAACCGTGTTATTGGAAGTGATTGCAGTCTGGATTCAGCCCAGTTCCATTACCTAATGAGGGAAAGGCTGGGAGTTCACCCACTAAGCTGTCACGGGTGGATCCTCGGGGAGCATGGAGACTCCAGTGTGCCTGTAGGGAGTGGAGTAAACATTGCTGGTGTGTCTCTGAAGAATCTGCACCCTGACTTAGGCACTGATGCAGATAAGGAACAGTGGAAAGAGGTTCACAAACAGGTGGTTGACAGTGCCTATGAGGTGATCAAACTGAAAGGCTACACTTCCTGGGCCACTGGACTGTCTGTAGCAGATTTGGCAGAAAGTATAATGAAGAGTCTTAGGCGGGTGCATCCAATTTCCACCATGATTAAGGGACTCTATGGAATAAAAGATGATGTCTTCCTTAGTGTTCCTTGCGTCTTGGGACAGAATGGAATTTCAGATGTTGTGAAGGTGACTCTTACTCCTGAGGAAGAGGCCCATTGGAAGAAGAGTGCAGATACACTCCGGGAGATCCAAAAGGAGCTGCCACTTTAA
- the LOC123931315 gene encoding LOW QUALITY PROTEIN: BRISC and BRCA1-A complex member 2-like (The sequence of the model RefSeq protein was modified relative to this genomic sequence to represent the inferred CDS: inserted 2 bases in 1 codon), translated as MSPDVALNRISPMLSPFISSVVRNGKVGLDATNCLRITDLKSGCTSLTPGPNCDRFKLHIPYARETLKWDIIFNAQYPELPPDFNFGEDAEFLPDLSALHYLASWNPSNPECLLLVVKELVRQYHQFQCSHLRESSRLMFEYQTLLEEPQYGKNMVIYAGKKNNWTGEFSVHFLLKLPVDFSNMPTYLLKDVNEDPGKDVALLSVSFEDTEATQVYPKLYLSPQIEHALGGSTALHVPAFPGGGCLIDYVPQACQLLTNKVQYVIQGHHKRREYIAAFLGHFGTGFVEYDAEGFTKLTLLLMWKDFCFLVHIDLPRFFPRDQPXQSVYHLTNSGQLYSQAQKNYPYSPRWDGNEMAKRAKAYFKTFVPQFQEAAFANGKL; from the exons ATGTCCCCAGACGTGGCCTTGAACCGAATTTCTCCAATGCTGTCCCCATTCATATCTAGCGTGGTCCGCAATGGAAAAGTGGGCCTGGATGCTACCAACTGTTTGAGGATAACTGACTTGAAGTCTGGCTGCACATCATTGACTCCTGGACCCAACTGTGACCGATTTAAACTGCACATACCATATGCTAGAGAGACATTAAAAtgggatatcattttcaatgcCCAATACCCAGAGCTGCCCCCCGATTTCAACTTTGGAGAAGATGCTGAATTCCTGCCAGACCTCTCGGCCCTGCATTACCTCGCCTCCTGGAATCCTTCAAATCCTGAATGTCTGTTGCTTGTGGTGAAGGAACTCGTGCGGCAATATCACCAGTTCCAATGCAGCCACCTCCGGGAGAGCTCCCGCCTCATGTTTGAGTACCAGACATTACTGGAAGAGCCTCAGTATGGAAAGAACATGGTAATTTATGCTGGGAAGAAAAACAACTGGACTGGTGAATTTTCAGTTCATTTCCTTTTGAAGTTGCCAGTGGATTTCAGCAATATGCCCACATACCTTCTCAAGGACGTAAATGAAGACCCCGGAAAAGACGTGGCCCTCCTTTCTGTCAGTTTCGAGGACACCGAAGCCACTCAGGTGTATCCCAAGCTATACTTGTCACCCCAAATTGAACATGCACTTGGAGGCTCCACAGCTCTTCATGTCCCAGCTTTTCCAGGAGGAGGATGTCTCATTGATTATGTGCCTCAAGCATGCCAGCTACTCACCAACAAGGTGCAGTATGTGATTCAAGGGCACCACAAAAGAAGGGAGTACATTGCCGCTTTCCTCGGTCACTTCGGCACAGGCTTCGTGGAATATGATGCAGAAGGCTTTACAAAACTCACTCTGCTGCTGATGTGGaaagatttctgttttcttgtacACATCGACCTGCCCCGGTTTTTCCCTCGAGACCAGCC CCAGTCCGTCTATCACCTTACCAACAGTGGACAGCTTTATTCCCAGGCCCAGAAAAATTATCCGTACAGCCCCAGATGGGATGGAAATGAGATGGCCAAAAGAGCAAAGGCTTATTTCAAAACCTTTGTCCCTCAGTTCCAGGAGGCAGCGTTTGCCAATGGAAAGCTCTAG